The Candidatus Eisenbacteria bacterium genomic interval GGCAGTCATGCGACTCAAAGGACCCCCTCACCCACCTCTCCCCCCTTGGGGAGAGGAGTAAAAGGAGGTTTTGACAAGATGATCTTCATTCGAATTGTCTTTCTGCTCATATTCTTTGTGGCTTCCTCAGTCTTCGCACAGGAGAGACCGATCGCAGTGAAGGGAGCCACAATCTACACGGTGACAAAGGGTATCATCGTGAATGGCACGATAATCTTTCAAAACGGGAAGATAAAAGATATCGGGAACGACCTCAAGCTGTCAAAAGATGTTGAGGTTGTTGACGGAACAGGAAGAGTGGTGATCCCCGGACTGGTCGAAACGCATTCACACCTGGGCCTTTACAGTTATCCTGAAATCGAGGCAAACAGCGAGGGGAACGAAGCGACCGACCCGATAACTCCGCAGCTCAGGGTGATTGACGCATTCAATTCTAAAGATCCCGCCATCAAGCTTGCGCTCTCCGGCGGTGTTACAACCGTATTCTGTGTTCCCGGAAGCGCGAACGTTATCGGCGGGCAGGGAGCTGCGTTCAAGCTTTGGGGGAAAACAGCAGAAGAAATGCTCATCCCGAACAGTTCCGCCATGAAGATGGCCTTCGGTGAAAACCCGAAGAGGGTCTACGGTCACCGGAATCAGCAGCCCGAATCAAGGATGGGTGTTGCGGCGACTCTGCGCGAAGCATTCACCAAAGCGAACAACTACACGAGAAAGTGGGAAACCTGGGTAAAAAGTGACAAAAGTGAAGCTCCGCCGGACAAGGACCTTGCGCTCGAAGCTCTTGTCAAGGTCCTGCGTAGAGAAATTCCGGTCCAGGTGCATTGCCACAGGGCAGATGACATAATGACTATCTTCCGGCTCTCTGATGAGTTCAAGTTTGACCTGCAGATGCTGATACACTGCACCGAAGGATACAACGTTGCCGACGAAATAGCCAAGCGGAAGGTTCCTGTCACGGTCTTTGCTACTCTTGGCGGAGGCGGCAAGCAGGAGAATCAGGACATGGTACTGGAGAACGCCGCATTTCTCTACAAGGCAGGGGTGAAAGTTGCAATACATAACGACCATCCTGCTATCGAGGACAGATATCTTCTTTACTCAGCGGCAATCGCGGAAAAATATGGACTGCCAGCCCAGGAAGCTCTTAAAGCAATCACGATAAACGCCGCCGAGATCCTGAGGCTGGACAAGCAGATCGGAAGTCTGGAAAAAGGGAAAGATGCAGATGTCGTAGTTCTTAGCGGCGACCCCTTCGATATTCAAAGCCGCGTGGAAAGAGTTTATGTCAACGGAAACCTTGCTTATGAGGCTGACTAAAGGAGGAATCTATCTTATGTCCAGAAAGTCCGGATTCAGTTTTGTCTTTCTCATCCTTGCTTTCTCTCTCATACTCTCTGTCTTCTCATCGGGGTCCGCGTTCCCGGCTTCGCTGGTGATAAAAGCAGGGACTGTCATGACAATGACCAATGGCGCGATCTCCAGGGCCGCTGTAATCATAAAGGACGGCAAGATTGTCTCCACTGCGAGCTGGGACTCGGTCAAGGCACCTCCTGATGCGAAGGTGTTCGAGTTTCCGGACGGGACGCTTATGCCCGGCATGATTGATGCGCACTGCTACATCGGACTCGTCGGCCTTTCGACGGTGCCCTCAATCGTCGACCTTGATGAGTCAACCGATCCGATCACCCCGTCTCTCAGAGCCGAGGATGGGATAAATCCCGCTGACAAGTCTTTCGAAGACGCAAGGAAGGGGGGCGTGACCTCGGCCTTCATTTGTCCAGGCGACGACAATGTCGTGGGCGGGCAAGGCGCTTTTCTCAAACTCAATGGAAACATTGTTGACAAGATGCTTGTCAAATCTTCTTGTGGAATGCAGGCATCAATCGGTGAGCGGCCGAAAGGAATCTATTCCAAGAAAGGGAGAAAACCTTCGACCAGAATGGGGGAAGCATCAGTCCTGAGAGATGCACTGCTCAGGGCGCAGGCCTACGTGGCAAGAATGAAGAACTTCCAGGAGAAGAAACTGGACAGAGAATTCAGGGACTCGGAAAAAGATATGGAGATGGAGTCTCTTCGTGGAGTTCTATCGGGCGAGATGCCTCTGGTCGTTGACTGCCACAGGGCAAGTGATATCGCCACGGCCATGAGACTTGCATCCGAGCTTAATCTCAAGCTCATCCTCAGCCGCGCTACTGAGGCACATCTCATAGCTGACGAAATCGCCGCCAGGAAAATACCCGTGATCGTTGGCCCGGTGAGAACAGCGCCTTCAAGCATGGAGAAACTCAACGCTTCATTGAAGAACGCGGCTATCTTGAATCAGAAAGGTGTCAAGATTGCTTTTCAGACCGGATCGAGTCATTCGGTTGAATCGCTTCCAATCGAAGCGGCATTTGCGGTCGCCAACGGACTTGACCGGAATGCTGCCCTTCGCGCACTTACGATTGATGCCGCCGAAATTCTGGGCGTTCAAAGCAGGGTGGGAAGCATTGAGCCGGGTAAAGATGCAGACCTCGTCGTGTTTGACGGTGACCCGCTTGCTCTAAAGACCAGAGCAAAACTGGTCATCATCGGCGGGGAGATAGCCTATTCAGAAAAGTGAAAGCCAAAGGAGGGTCCAAAACATGCTGAGTTATGTGTTCTGGCGGCGAGCAGCAGTCCTCTTGTCTCTGCTATTCGTTTTCTCTGTTCTTCTCTTCGCTCCTGCCGCCGCTCAAGATTTGAAAAAGGCAAGGGCACTGGCAGCTGAGAAGAAATACGACCAAAGCATATCTGAATATCTTCTACTCCTTAAGAAAGAGCCAAGAAATGCCAAGCTGCTGAAGGAGGCGGCGCTCGTCTACAGGGCGAACAAAATGCCTAACGAAGCAGCCAATCTCCTGGCCGAGGCAGTGAAGTCGGAGCCCCGGAATCCGGAACTTGTTCTCGAACTCGGAAAGACTTTTGCTGAAACGGGAAAGGTTGACGATGCCGTGAGGAGTTTCCGGAAGGCAATCCAGCTCGACAGTCTTGCCACGACTCCACGTGAAGAACTGGGCAAACTGTACGAGGAAACAAATCGGTACGAAGACGCAGTCGATGCTTACAAAGGGGTGATCAAACTCGACTCGCGCAGGTTTGATATCTACAAGAAGATCGGAGACATATTGAGGATGAAGCTCGGAAGAGAGTTTGATGCGGTTGGATACTACAAGATAGTCCTCGCGGCAGCACCAAATTCAAAGGAGGCGAGAGAGATAAAGGAAAGTATGGGAAAGAAAGAAGAAGAGGTGGTGCTTGTGGAAACGCTCAAACCCCGCCCAATTCTGGATATCAACAGGGCGTTCAGCGACTCCTACGATCAATACAAACCGAGCGAGAAAGCAGTTTCGTTCCTCAGTGCGGTGAAAACTCCGACCGTGATCGAGGCATATCTCGGAACATGGTGCCCGGACAGTGAGAAACATGTTCCGAAGCTGATCAAACTCCTTGAAAAAGTCTCGAATCCTCTCATCAACGCCAGGTATATCGGCGTCGATAGGAAGATGACGACCCCTTCGGGAAAAGAGAAAGGGAAAGACATAAAGAGAGTCCCGACGTTCATAGTCTATCAGGGAAACAGAGAGGTTGGGAGGATAGTCGAGACACCCAAGACAACCATCGAGGATGATCTCGTTGAGATTTTTCGCCAGGCGAAGTAGCGCGCGGACCGTCTCAAGGCTTTCTTGGCGAAGTCCGTGATTCTATTCCGGCTTTCAAACTGCATTGGGTGAGTATCTGATGCAATTCAATATTCTTGACTGGGTTCTTCTTATCTACATTGGCTTCAGTGCAATAAGGGGGCTCGTTCGCGGCTTCCTTGTCGAGATTGGCGGAATCGTGGCCGCCTTGATAGCTATTTTTTTCTCTCCGAGGGCATATTCCCTGGTGGAACCATTTGTTCCAAGAAGAATTCCTGGGAATTGGGGCGAGGTTATTGCGTTCTTTGTGATTTTCATCGTAAGCCTCGTGATTGTTGGAAGATTCTTGAAACTTCTCACCAAGGGGATCCCGGCTGTTCCTCTTGGATGTCTCAATACCCTTGCCGGCGGGGTTCTTGGCTTCGCAAGATCTGTTTTCATCTCCGGTATCATCCTCGCTGTTCTTCTGAAATTCCCGGTCGCCAACACTCAGAAGTTGATCTCAGATTCAAAGCTTTCATCAAGGATTCTCACAAGCTCAAAGGCCGTCTATCCATTCCTCCCCAAAAGTTTCCGCACTCAGCTTGAACAACCAGAACGCAGTCTGAGCATACCCAGGAAGGGCATAACAAAGGACTGACATCCATCGGGCCGGCACGCGTTGGGAGGCGTCAGCATGCGGGACGGATTCTCATCCGATCCCGATGTGTTCACTCGAGGGTTCTGAGCTTCCGGACCGCAGGGAAGTCCCAGGAAACTGCGTCGGAGGTTCGTCTGGCACTTAGCACGTTCTTTCGGATTTCAAGAAGTCTTCCCGTTTTGTCCCAGACGATATCTTTGCCCTGGATCTTCGCATCGATGGATACTCCCCCGCAGGTCGGCAGCCACACATAGTGTGTGATGTATCCATCCTTGGTCCAGGTTGTATCACTGAACTCCTTCATGTTCTGAATGCCCGGAAGAGTCTCGTCGACCTGAGCGCCGCTTACAGGATAGTTGTTCATCAGATAGTCGAGATTCATTCCCGACTCTGTAATCGCATCTTTCTCCTTCATGATTTTCGTGAGAGCCACAAATCGGAACAGCCCTTCGAGTTCAGCGTAGATCGGCTTCATTCCAGCAATCGCCGCATATTGTTCCGAGAAGTTCTTGGCAAACTTTCCGGCCAGCGGATTTGGTTTTCCGGTCCCCGCCACTTCTCCCCTTTCGGTAAGAAACTCTTCTTCACTGAGGAGTCCTACTTCAAACTTGTTGATGTATGTCACCCCCTTGTCCTGTGTGAAGCTGCTCTCGCCGGGATAGAACCAGAACCTGTTGAGGAACGATAGCGGGACCGACATCGGCCTGCTATTCCTGCTGTCTTCGCGAAGAACATTCAGGGTCATGCCGGAGAGGCTCTCGAATCCGGGGATTCCAAGGTCAACGGAACCATCCACAAGTCTCTTCATGTAGTAGTCTGCTTCTACCATGACCTTGGCGAACCTGGTGTCATGGGGAATACCCAGGACCCTTACTTGCTGCGGCTGGCGGCATATCCCCTGCCACTCTTTGAAGTTCTCCCTCACCGAAGCAAGATCCGGACTGCTCCCTATCTTGCCGGCCATTTGCTGGAGCTCGTTCAGCACTCTCGGGTCTGGGTCTATCGAGCAGCCGGGCGCCGAATAGTAACGGGTGTTGCCCTGTTTCGTAGCATAGAGAAACCACGTATTTCTGAGAGCGACCACGAAGTCTTCGAGATAAAGCGGAGGAGACGTCCGGTCAGTTTGTCCAATCAGGATGATATCCTTGTTGGTTCCATCTAACACGTATCCCAGGATTTTCTTGATACCGCACAACTGAAGATATTCATCCGGGCACGTTCTCTTTGTCGCACAAGCCTCAACCTTATCCTGCAGAGTCTTCAGAGAGACAGCACGGCCTACCGAACCTGATAGCTCCTCTCTGGTCGCCACGGGCTTATCAACAGCGCAGAAGCCGGTTGCAATCAGGCAAAGAAGAACAAAGGTACATATTCCCGTGGTTACGAGCAGCTTTTTCATCATCTCACGAGGAGTACATCAAAGCACTGCCATCATTGTCAAGGTTCTCCACATCCGCCAATCCGGAGCTACAGCCGGCATCGGCTCCTCCACGCGGCCCTCAGAGGTTACGCCAGATACATTTCGAATACTTTTTATTTTTGAGGCAACGAACCCATTTCGAGTACTTTTATTATGAGTCAATCCGGTTGCTTGACACGAGTCTCCACGATGTCTAGAATACCTTTTTGTTGTCGCTACCATCACTCTAGGGAACCCTGAGCTCCCTGACTGGTTTCACGGAGATCAAACCATGAAGAAACTGCTCTCTGTCTGTGCCTTTCTTGTTGCTTTTTCGGTTCTTCCTTGTGTCTCGTACGGGGCTCCTGCGCCGGCTCCTCCAGTGAGTCCTTTTGAACAGCTTGGCCTCGACAGTACGGCACTTTCGTGGATGGTCCCTGCCGAGTCGATCTGGGTGTACGCCGGGGTTCAGGAATCTCTTTCGATCGTCTTGGTCACCTCTGACGAGGACGCTTCTTACCAGAGGACTCGGCTCAAGCCCCTGATTCCTCCTCGAAATGCAGGACTTGCAGGCGTTGCTTCCCTCCTCGTGCCTGGCCTGGGCCATGCCTACAACACCGATATTGGAACATCGGACGGATTCTTCATGGCTGCGCTCAGCTCAGTAACTGTGATCGCTTTTTCCAGTTATCTTGGAGATCCTGTGACCTCGATTGGTAGGATGATTGGTCTTTCCGGCTATATCCTCTGTCAGCTGAGCAGCGCCTATGATGCGACATCTCTTGCCGGGCGAATAAACGATAATCTGGAAGGTAAGAAGACGGCGCCGACTCATTCGGGAGAATCATCAAGGGCCAGCCCTGCTTCCCATGCTCAGAAAGCACCGGGGGAGACCCAAGACAACTTGAAGAGGTAGTGTCCCTCTCCCCAGCAACGAGCCAATCTAAGTGAACCGGCCTGGAAAAGATCGAATCTCCGGGGCATCAGAGATTACGCTTGACTCCATCCGGTTCTTTGCCGACCTGATCAAGAACTCCAAGGCCGACACCTGTGAAGCCCTGTCGAAAGAGCTTATTCACTCTGCCAGAGAGCTGGCAGCACGAGAGCCTTCCTTCGCGTCACTCCTCAATCTCGCAAGCATGGTTGTCCACAAGAGTGCCCTCTTGACAAGAGAGAGTGCCTCACTGGATGAAGCAAGGATTCATCTCCTGGCTTTCCTTGATGACAATACAAAGACGGCTGAACTGAGTGCACGAAAGATAACCGCGCTGGCCAGTGATCTTATCTCGGATGGAATGGTGATCTCAACCTTTTCAAGGAGTTCCCTTGTCGAGAGGAGCCTTATCAAAGCAAGAGAGGAGGGGAAGAGGGTGCGTGTCGTTCTCTCCGAGGGAAGACCGGTGTTTGAGGGGATACTTCTGGCGAAAAAGCTCTCAAACTCGGGAATCGATACCATTCTCGTTACGGATTCGGTTCTCCCAGTCTTTCTATCGCGCTCGGATATTCTCCTCATCGGGTGTGATGCTGTGACGGAGAGGAGTTTCATAAACAAAGCCGGCACCTACCCGATTTGCCTGGTTGCCAGAGAACATAATGTGCCGGTCTATTGCCTTTGCGAGACAAGCAAGTTCATCTCAGCAAGGACTCCTCTTCTCAGAATCGAAGAAAGAGATCCGGGTGAGATTGTGAATTTCGCACTCCCGAACGTGAGCGTTAAGAACATCTGCTTCGAAGAAATACCTCTCAAGCTTGTCAAGGCTTTCCTGACGGAATCAGGTTATCTCTCGCCCGATGAAGCATCCTTCCTGGCTGAGGCGGTTGAGCTTGCGGAAGAGCTCGAATCATGATTCGGTTGAAATGAAATCCCCGGGCAGCCACAACAAAAACACTGGCCGGAGGAAGCGGAAGACTGGAGGATCGACCCCTCCGGTTATACTGGTCTGTGGTCCAAGCGGGTCGGGCAAGACATCCCTGATAGAGAAGGTCGTCCGCAACCTGACAAAGAGAGGATACAGGGTCGGCACGGTGAAGCATACGGCTCATGGATACCACCTGGACAAGAAGGGGAAGGATAGCTGGAGGCACAGCCGGGCAGGAGCCGAGAAAGTTGTCCTTACCGGACCGAGATCCCACGTTCTCATGGTCCGCGGCACATCAAGACAGCTTGACAAACTAGCCGCCAGGTATCTCAATGATCTCGACATCGTGATTGCAGAGGGGTACAGAAAGGAGAAAACACCGCGCATCACTTTTTCTGGCCCTTCATCGAAAATACATTTCCGGTATCGTTGCGGCGTGAAGTGGAGCTCCAAGAAGTTTGAAAGACACGAGATCAAGCTTTTGTCGGATTTTGTTGAAGCACAGTTTTTGAAGACCCCCTCACCCTTCCCTCTCCCTTCCGGGGAGAGGATCAAGGTGAGGGGAGGGTGAGGGGGATCCGAAACTATCGTATTCGCACAGTTTCACCCATAACAAGATTGGGGGTGCTTGTATGAGCAGAAGTCTGGTTTTCAGTGTCCTGCTGGCTATTGCCTGTCTTGCTTCCGCTTCGGCTGCCCACGCCGGGGTCACCGCAGGTGGTCAGCTCTTCACCAACTTCCGGTTGGACTTGACCGATTTGGGATATGGCAAGTCCTATGGTGAGTTTGACGTTCAAAGAGCGTACTTCGATTTTGGCTCCAAAATCACCCCAAACGTAAAACTCAGGGCCACAACCGATGTCTATTCGAAAACCAGTGCCGACCAGGTTAGCTTCAAAGTGCAGCGCCCCGGCTACAGTGACACGACCATTGCCCTGACCATCCCTCGTTACTACGAAGGTTGGGGAGTAAGGATGAAGTTCGCCTATCTTGACATCACAAATATCCTTCCCAACACCACAATCCGTTTTGGCATGCAGCCTGAGGCCTTGACGGGAAAGTCAGAAGCATTTTGGGGTTACAGATTTGTCGAAAGAGTTCAAATTGATTTGGATGGCGGGCTGTCCCCTGCGGACCTGGGAGTTTCTCTCTTGAGGGATCTGCCCCGGGGATTTGGCAGCGTCCAGATTCAGGCTCAAAACGGACCGTCATACGCTAGGCGGGAAGATAACAAGTACAAGGACATTTCGGCGCTTGTCCAGCTTTTGCCCGCAAACAAGAACCCAATGTGGAAATTCTTCACGGTACAGGGATACTTGAGGAAGGGGTATTCGAGGGCTTCGGGAAAGGATTACCGAAGGGACGTATGGAACGTTGGAGCAGGCTACCTGCGCCCGTCTTTCAATCTCGGCTTTGAATTGAACAATACATCAAACGAGAGCTCAACCGGCGATGTCAGCGCCAGAGGATACTCACTCTGCTTCTCATTCTCTCCGGGCTGCGGAGGACAGACGAAGGACTGCACGTTTTTCACTCGCTTTGATTCGTGGGATCCCAACATGGGTAAGAACGGCGGAGACAATGCCAGGACGAGAATGTTCCTGGGTGTTTCGCGGCAGATGGCAAAGAACGTGAGATGCGCGTTTGACTATCAGGGAGTGAGCATTTCCCAAAAGAACAGGAGCGTGACTGAGCCATTTCTCAAGGATTCGCATGGAATCGCCCTTGAGAAGACCCACCAAGTCTTCACTCATTTCGAGGTCAAGTTCTAGCGTAGTTCGGGGACACCCACGGTTATGGGTGTCCCCGATTAAAAAAACCCCCTCCCCTGTTCGGGGAGAGGGAGCTCGTGCTGCGGGACCTTATTCCTTCTTTATTATGCAATCCACGGGGCAAATCTCAACACATTGAGCGTTGCCGCCCGTATCTGCGCATTCATTGCACTTCTCAGGGTCAATCACATAAGGATTTCCTTCAGCGATTGCCTGGGTTGGACAGTCAGGCTTGCATGCATCACACGCGATACACTCCTCAAGAATCACCATTGCCATCTTCTCTTCCCTCCGTTTGACTCCCCCACTCATCCCCAAGGTTCAAACACGTATCGTAGGCCCATGGGATCTGATGTCGTGGCAGGCGCTGGTCCCTTCCCGGATCAAACCGGGCAGTAATCCACACCGTAGCTTCCCAAAAACTCAACGAATATTACAGGGGAAAACTTCCGAAATCAAGACCTTTTCTCAGAGATTTCCCAAAAAGCCTACCACTCCGGATAGTCGTCCGCGTCGGTCAAAGGTGGCAGATCCTCAGTAATGTCCGGCTCCATCAGTGACGGTGGAGGTGTCTCCTCCGTCAAGACTCCAGGAGCCACCTCTCTCTTCACGGACGCTTTCCTCGCAACCGGTTTTGCCATCCTCTTCTTTGTCTTCTTGGCCGGCCTTTTCTTTGCGACTTTCTTCTTCGCAGCCTTCTTCCTGGGAGCTCTCTTCCTCACAACCTTCTTGCGCGCAACTTTCCTCCTGGCAGCTTTTCTTTTGGGAGCTCTCTTTCTCGCCGGCTTCCTCCGGCTCACTTTCTTTCTCCTGATCTTCTTCACGATTTTCTTCTTACCCGCAGCTTTCCTCCGCGGCTTCCTTCCGGCTTTTTTCCTTGCCACTCCGTTCACTCTCCTTTCCCGATCAGAGTCAAACTCAAAAACGGTGGAGATGTTCTACTTGAGCCCCGCACATCCCGGAAATCCGTACCGTGCGTCAGTATTCTCAAAAGCATTTCCTTTGTCAAGAGCAGGGAAACAGCTGCTTCGGGCCGCATCAGGACACCCTTTGATCTGGGGCGGAAAGGCAATTCTGCTGCGAAAGGGAGAATTGGGCTTCTCGATCGCGTCTGGGCGACAACCACCCGCTATCTTTGATGCCCAATGGGGTGCGCTGGAAGCCTGGCCCCTGTTCCCGACTCGAAACTCCCGATGATGGTCCTGAGGGCAAACTTCTTTGCCTTCTTGACCGAGGATAGAGTGTCATCACCCGAGGCGAGGAACGAGGCCGCCGCGGCAGAAAAAACGCACCCGGTCCCATGAACATTCTTCACCGGCACTCTCTTCCCGGTCAGCGGAACAACCATTCTTCCATCAAAGAAGATGTCAACTGCATCATCCTCGAGATGACCGCCTTTTACAACCACCGCCTTCGCTCCAAGATCAAAGATTGCCTTAGCAGCGTCCGCCATCTGTCTCCTGTCAGAGACTTCTCTTCCGGAAAGGATTGCCGCTTCATGGAGATTTGGACTCACGAGAGATGAGATCGGGACAAGAAGTTTCTTGAGAGGGTAGAGGGCTTTCTCATCGAGAAGCCTTGCTCCCGTCCCGGAAAATATCACCGGATCTATGACAAGCGGGAAAGCCGGGTCCCCATGAAGAAGCTCGGCGATTTCTTCAATGATTTCGGCGGTTCCCAGCATGCCGGTCTTCGCGGCACTCAAACTGAAACCGCTGATGACTGACTGGAACTGAGAGCGGATAACCTTCCTGCCTACCGGAACAAAGTCCATGAAACTGGACGCATTCTGGGAGGTTATTGCTGTGATGACAGAGACTCCGTAGGTGCCAAGAGACTGGAATGTTTTGATATCAGACTGAATTCCAGCCCCACTGCTGGGATCCGAGCCGCCAATTGTGAGCACAATGTTCATGCGATGTTCCCTCGCGAGTATGCTAATCCTTCGTTCTTTCGCACGCAAGGAAAACAGTAGAAGCGATGACGGGCCGGATTGGACAAAAGGCTCCCTCAGGCCTGGCCGATTTCGATTGAAACAGGGGCATGGTTGAGGCAAAATGATCGGCATGGATAACTTTGAATTCTATCTGCCAACAAGAATAATCTTTGGTGCCGGCGAGATCGGGAGAATCGGGGAAGAGGCAAGAACGCTTGGCAAGAAGGCAATAGTTGTCACCGGCAGGAAGAGCACCAAGGAAACGGGCCTCCTCAAGAA includes:
- a CDS encoding amidohydrolase; translated protein: MIFIRIVFLLIFFVASSVFAQERPIAVKGATIYTVTKGIIVNGTIIFQNGKIKDIGNDLKLSKDVEVVDGTGRVVIPGLVETHSHLGLYSYPEIEANSEGNEATDPITPQLRVIDAFNSKDPAIKLALSGGVTTVFCVPGSANVIGGQGAAFKLWGKTAEEMLIPNSSAMKMAFGENPKRVYGHRNQQPESRMGVAATLREAFTKANNYTRKWETWVKSDKSEAPPDKDLALEALVKVLRREIPVQVHCHRADDIMTIFRLSDEFKFDLQMLIHCTEGYNVADEIAKRKVPVTVFATLGGGGKQENQDMVLENAAFLYKAGVKVAIHNDHPAIEDRYLLYSAAIAEKYGLPAQEALKAITINAAEILRLDKQIGSLEKGKDADVVVLSGDPFDIQSRVERVYVNGNLAYEAD
- a CDS encoding amidohydrolase family protein — its product is MSRKSGFSFVFLILAFSLILSVFSSGSAFPASLVIKAGTVMTMTNGAISRAAVIIKDGKIVSTASWDSVKAPPDAKVFEFPDGTLMPGMIDAHCYIGLVGLSTVPSIVDLDESTDPITPSLRAEDGINPADKSFEDARKGGVTSAFICPGDDNVVGGQGAFLKLNGNIVDKMLVKSSCGMQASIGERPKGIYSKKGRKPSTRMGEASVLRDALLRAQAYVARMKNFQEKKLDREFRDSEKDMEMESLRGVLSGEMPLVVDCHRASDIATAMRLASELNLKLILSRATEAHLIADEIAARKIPVIVGPVRTAPSSMEKLNASLKNAAILNQKGVKIAFQTGSSHSVESLPIEAAFAVANGLDRNAALRALTIDAAEILGVQSRVGSIEPGKDADLVVFDGDPLALKTRAKLVIIGGEIAYSEK
- a CDS encoding tetratricopeptide repeat protein, with the protein product MLSYVFWRRAAVLLSLLFVFSVLLFAPAAAQDLKKARALAAEKKYDQSISEYLLLLKKEPRNAKLLKEAALVYRANKMPNEAANLLAEAVKSEPRNPELVLELGKTFAETGKVDDAVRSFRKAIQLDSLATTPREELGKLYEETNRYEDAVDAYKGVIKLDSRRFDIYKKIGDILRMKLGREFDAVGYYKIVLAAAPNSKEAREIKESMGKKEEEVVLVETLKPRPILDINRAFSDSYDQYKPSEKAVSFLSAVKTPTVIEAYLGTWCPDSEKHVPKLIKLLEKVSNPLINARYIGVDRKMTTPSGKEKGKDIKRVPTFIVYQGNREVGRIVETPKTTIEDDLVEIFRQAK
- a CDS encoding CvpA family protein, with protein sequence MQFNILDWVLLIYIGFSAIRGLVRGFLVEIGGIVAALIAIFFSPRAYSLVEPFVPRRIPGNWGEVIAFFVIFIVSLVIVGRFLKLLTKGIPAVPLGCLNTLAGGVLGFARSVFISGIILAVLLKFPVANTQKLISDSKLSSRILTSSKAVYPFLPKSFRTQLEQPERSLSIPRKGITKD
- a CDS encoding DUF1598 domain-containing protein, translated to MMKKLLVTTGICTFVLLCLIATGFCAVDKPVATREELSGSVGRAVSLKTLQDKVEACATKRTCPDEYLQLCGIKKILGYVLDGTNKDIILIGQTDRTSPPLYLEDFVVALRNTWFLYATKQGNTRYYSAPGCSIDPDPRVLNELQQMAGKIGSSPDLASVRENFKEWQGICRQPQQVRVLGIPHDTRFAKVMVEADYYMKRLVDGSVDLGIPGFESLSGMTLNVLREDSRNSRPMSVPLSFLNRFWFYPGESSFTQDKGVTYINKFEVGLLSEEEFLTERGEVAGTGKPNPLAGKFAKNFSEQYAAIAGMKPIYAELEGLFRFVALTKIMKEKDAITESGMNLDYLMNNYPVSGAQVDETLPGIQNMKEFSDTTWTKDGYITHYVWLPTCGGVSIDAKIQGKDIVWDKTGRLLEIRKNVLSARRTSDAVSWDFPAVRKLRTLE
- a CDS encoding translation initiation factor eIF-2B, coding for MNRPGKDRISGASEITLDSIRFFADLIKNSKADTCEALSKELIHSARELAAREPSFASLLNLASMVVHKSALLTRESASLDEARIHLLAFLDDNTKTAELSARKITALASDLISDGMVISTFSRSSLVERSLIKAREEGKRVRVVLSEGRPVFEGILLAKKLSNSGIDTILVTDSVLPVFLSRSDILLIGCDAVTERSFINKAGTYPICLVAREHNVPVYCLCETSKFISARTPLLRIEERDPGEIVNFALPNVSVKNICFEEIPLKLVKAFLTESGYLSPDEASFLAEAVELAEELES
- the mobB gene encoding molybdopterin-guanine dinucleotide biosynthesis protein B; this translates as MKSPGSHNKNTGRRKRKTGGSTPPVILVCGPSGSGKTSLIEKVVRNLTKRGYRVGTVKHTAHGYHLDKKGKDSWRHSRAGAEKVVLTGPRSHVLMVRGTSRQLDKLAARYLNDLDIVIAEGYRKEKTPRITFSGPSSKIHFRYRCGVKWSSKKFERHEIKLLSDFVEAQFLKTPSPFPLPSGERIKVRGG
- a CDS encoding 4Fe-4S binding protein; amino-acid sequence: MAMVILEECIACDACKPDCPTQAIAEGNPYVIDPEKCNECADTGGNAQCVEICPVDCIIKKE
- the thiD gene encoding bifunctional hydroxymethylpyrimidine kinase/phosphomethylpyrimidine kinase encodes the protein MNIVLTIGGSDPSSGAGIQSDIKTFQSLGTYGVSVITAITSQNASSFMDFVPVGRKVIRSQFQSVISGFSLSAAKTGMLGTAEIIEEIAELLHGDPAFPLVIDPVIFSGTGARLLDEKALYPLKKLLVPISSLVSPNLHEAAILSGREVSDRRQMADAAKAIFDLGAKAVVVKGGHLEDDAVDIFFDGRMVVPLTGKRVPVKNVHGTGCVFSAAAASFLASGDDTLSSVKKAKKFALRTIIGSFESGTGARLPAHPIGHQR